The following nucleotide sequence is from Bacteroidota bacterium.
AATCAGGACCCTTACGGTAAAGGCTGGATGATAAAAGTGGAACTTTCCAATCTTTCGGAAGTTGACGGTTTGATGTCGGCTGCTGAATATGGAGAACTTATTTCAGCTTAAATTATATGACCATTCACCAAAGAACATGGCCTGTTCTGATGTTTTTCTGGGCGGCCGTGATCATGGTTGTAAGTGTAATTCCTGGGGCAGATCTCCCATCCTTGTCGATCTGGGAGCCTGATAAGGTAATGCATGTTTTTGTTTATGCAGTAATGACTTTTCTTACATTTCAATGGTTTAAAAGCTTCTCTAGCCTCGATTCCTTAAATAAAAAGGCATTTATTTCCGTTACAGTATGCATTTTGTATGGTTTTATCATCGAATTGATACAACTGATCTTACCAACTAGAAGTTTCGACTTATTGGACGAACTAGCGAACAGCATAGGTTGTTTATTAAGTTTAACAGGTATTTTAGTATTTTCGTCAAAACGCAAATAAATAGCTAAAACTGCCGGGCGGGACTGATTCGGAATGTTTTTTGTTTAAGAGGAGGTCAACCGTTTACAAGTGCAGGGTTATTAATACATGGAGCCATCAAAATCTTATCTCAACCAAACTTTTAACGATATCGTTTTCGAAAATCGAAATAAAGAATATGGCTCCTATGCGCTGCGAACACTTACTAAAAGAAATATCTTACGGGCTTTATTTCTTATTTCAGGCTGTGTTTTTATTGCTGTGGCCAGTATTTATGTTGATTTTTCATTTTTTAATAAGTCGGAGCCTTTAGTTTTAAATATATCGGAGGTATCACTTTCTGATCCACCTCCCTTATTTAAATTATTGCCACCGGCCGTACCCCCCGCTGCAAAAAAAATGGAAACGTCTGAACTTACTGAAATGGAAGTAACAGATGATGAGAAGGTGAAAAATGAAAAAGAAAATAAGGTTCTCGATGAAAAAGTGGATTCCACTTCAAACGGAACTGCTGAGAAAGGATCTGATGCAAAATCATTGGAAAGTGGCAATGGAAATACTGTTTATTTCAGTGTTGAGGTAAAACCTGAATATCCCGGAGGCTCCAAGGGACTTACTAAATATTTAAAGGATAATGTAAAATATCCGCAGGATGCAAAGGAAAATGGAGTTCAGGGAACAGTTGTTGTAGTTTTTATAGTAAATGAGGA
It contains:
- a CDS encoding VanZ family protein; translation: MTIHQRTWPVLMFFWAAVIMVVSVIPGADLPSLSIWEPDKVMHVFVYAVMTFLTFQWFKSFSSLDSLNKKAFISVTVCILYGFIIELIQLILPTRSFDLLDELANSIGCLLSLTGILVFSSKRK
- a CDS encoding energy transducer TonB; its protein translation is MEPSKSYLNQTFNDIVFENRNKEYGSYALRTLTKRNILRALFLISGCVFIAVASIYVDFSFFNKSEPLVLNISEVSLSDPPPLFKLLPPAVPPAAKKMETSELTEMEVTDDEKVKNEKENKVLDEKVDSTSNGTAEKGSDAKSLESGNGNTVYFSVEVKPEYPGGSKGLTKYLKDNVKYPQDAKENGVQGTVVVVFIVNEDGTVSDAKIKKGIGGGCDQEALRIVNEMRKWKPGKQGGVPVRVYQQIPIAFKLQD